Sequence from the Mus pahari unplaced genomic scaffold, PAHARI_EIJ_v1.1 scaffold_12369_1, whole genome shotgun sequence genome:
agcaactgctagatccttggacttccattcacagctactactgaaccattgttgggatttggactgcaaacttatgtaagtcatcaataaattcctttactatatagagactatctgtcctttactatatagagactatctgtaagttctgtgactctagagaaccctgacctATAGAGGGGGCAAGgttatgtttgtgttttccccCAGGACGCAACCGTGCTAATATGGGTACCCTCAAGAGATGTTGGCCCGGCTATGGACCGGGggcaatgaaggagccagaagaagaCCAGGATATGGAGATATAATGTGCACACCATGTTTATTGGTTTTTCTTCAGCCTGGGAGGGCCAATGAATTTTGGGTTTTGGTGCCCTGCCCTTCATTCGTTTGTCTGTGGCAGTTAACTCCCCAGCCTaccctgttcttttctcttccaatgtGAATTTGGGTTTGCCCTTCATGGACTTAGTCACTACTACACAACAATTAGAAGGCACGTGGAAATTCTCTACTTTACCACCTAATGTCTCCTCAGTCGGCCCTTGTATCCAACTACACAATATGACCACGGGGAACTTTCATGGCAATCTAACATACGGCACCATGTCAGGCATGGAACGTCATGTTCCCCTTACTGACTACAAATCCCCAAAGGATTCCCCCAAGTATGTCACGTCCTCCCCTGCCTCATTGTCCAAGGGTCTCTCAAATGCCTACTTTTGTGGGACTTCCAATCCCTTGGGAGCGCTGCCAGCCTGCACTAGGTGTAAAATTTACCGGGGACTACACGATATTGTCATCTATCCTCACACTTGGTATGTGGAGGTTTATCTAACATGATGCTTCCAATATTGCTCCCTATGTTAACAGGGATCCCATTAGATACCAGTGAGCAATTGGAATTGTTTGGTCCCTCTAATTATCTTGATTTATGCCCCCTTACTCTCCTAAAGGGTGGCCACATCTCTTTAATAGGACAATATTAAGAGGCTGTTTGACCCCTTGTGGATAGCCACTTACGTTATGATGGGAGGAATTGTCacactaataattattttatttaagtgtCTCTCACAGCATATCTCCAGGCAGCATTCCATAAATAAGGCAACCCTGCAGGTGCTGATGGCTCTTGAAAATCCTGATTGTGCCTCCCCTGGCTAAAGCACGACGGATGGCAGAGATCTGTAAGACTATCATGTAGGCTGTTCCTCATCTCCCCCTTGTGTGGCATGCCTCCTGAGTGATATCTCTTTGAGGGCTGGTAGTCAATGATGAGTAAGATCCTGGAAGACAGGACAACTTAAGACAGGCACAGTCCAGTATCCTGGGAATCCTCTGAAGTGGGNTCAACAATGTTGAGGCAATGGCACCCTGGCTCCCACTAGGCTGTCAAAATCTAAAGACAAAAGGGTGGATATGTAGCAGGAACTGCAGGGAACTATCAACACTGGGGGGCCATGCAgctgcaaaagcatctcctgcaggaggacctaattgaggacggcctgtgacaccagcattcctgcaggaggacctaattgaggactgtcTGAGGGagcaaggattgctggtgcaaGCAGTGCCAGCCAATCGGGagctgctgtttagaagagatacttgggaccaatgggggcttgggtggagggtattaaaggagcttgcagcagtgctcagatgagcttgctgcagcatttctctgtgtcaGTGACTCTGTGCCAACTCGCCCCAAACCCCCAAGAGCAGGCAGGGTCAGGCAGAGAGAAGTCCAGGGAACAGGCAACAAACGTAGAGCGCTTGGCAGTGTTGAACTTGAGAAATCCTGCCTTACAGTTAACCTTGGTAGTTTTAGAATGAAACACGAGGCAGGGTTTCAGAGTCCCCGAGTCAAAAGCTGAGCAAGGATCTCCTGGTCAAATTTCAGATGCCACTGCTTACTCAGTTGTATCTCGGATAAAATATGTGACTCTCTGCCTACTTTTCTCATGTCTAGCAGGATAATCAAATTTGCCTTGTCACATTTCTTACTGTGCGTGTGTGCCATATCACGTgtgtgtgggtcagaggacaacttgcaggaatcagtttgTTGGGGAACAAATCCTGGACATGTGCAGTATAGCAGACAATACTCTGAGAACTGAACTACTTCCTGGGACCCTGTACACATGAACCGATGCAATACCGCTACTCCATTTACATGTACAActaataattaagaaatatactcaggcatggaggcacatgcctttaattccaggactctgCAGACAGGCAGGTGGATATTAGAGTTCCAGACTTgccacagctacatagtgagatcctgtctcagaacaatcatgaaaaaataaatattaataagatcAAATAGTATATCTTTCAAAGAGTCAATCCAGGGCTCAAAATGGAGCCTGTTGGACTGGAGACAGTTCAGTGTTAAGAGCATTCATGTTTCTTCAGAGAATAAGAAtttggatcccagaacccacatctggCAGTTAGCTATAGTTCCAGGGGCTCGGATCCACTGAGGccatctccacatgtgtgcataggAACATGcagccacatacacataaaataaaaatgaatcttaaaataaATGGAAGCTGTTGACCAAAAAGGTGAATTTGTTATTTGTCCCCTTAAAAGctctactttgtttttaaatttatttttaaaaatgtttaattgaaatagaattatatccctttccctctcctgtccTTGTGGTGCACTCTCAAGGTGAcaacctttttttccttttttttttttttttactactcgTTTTATTCAGACAGATACTAAAATACCAGTGTAATCATTTAGTTAAAAACCTACAAACACAAGAAGTTTGTAGTTTGAGtttaggaaattttatttttggtactgAATTTTTCCAGTGCATTCTATAAACAATATGAATAATAATTGTATATAAAGACTTCTTTCTAGGAAAAAAATTGATATTATAAAGTATTAAGATACCAACATCAAAAACCATATGCCaatatttccatttatatatCTTCTATGATTATGCTACACTGGCACTTAAGCACACAGAAATTCTGCCCTTCCACCCCATGACCTGGAGCTTTTCATTCTTCAACTTCACCAAATACATTGCAGCTTAACATAAACCTCATAGAGCTTAGAATGAGAAATACCACAATATTCTTTCATGCAGAGTGAGGATCAAGTTAATGAGCAAAAATTAATCATACCAGCTTGCTTCAAACAGCATTCTTGTCAAAAATTATGCAGTCTATAAAACCGATAGCTTAGAGTACTctctggaataataataaaaaaaaaaaaaaacaaataacctacTTTTCAATGGTATCCTGGCTCAACTAACACTACTAAAAGATGAAGCATCTTACCtcgaaaagagaaaaacaaaaacagctgtcATAGCAGGCTGTTTAGTATCCctgcagaataaataaaatccccCCTGCCTGTTGAGGCTCCCCTTTACaaccttttttattgttttatatgtacatgtttatgtacacgcatacacacgcgcacacacacaacctgttgagtttgtttttgctgttgtttgtgtgtgtgcggtTTGTAGGCCCACCACTGGCTATTAGTTAGGATGGGTGAGTTTTGAATCTGCCTGTATAAATCACCAATACGCAGGGACAGATTCTGAaaaaggggacagaaaggaaaggtaaGTGAATGGACTCACGTATAGTTGTGTTCTTGACCTTCACTCAGAATATTTTGGGTTGAGAAGGATAGTTTCTTCAGTGTCGAACAGTGTTTTAAGCAGTGGGCAGCAACAATAACATCAGAATAATCCTTAGCCACAAAGTTAATCTGTTCCATACACTTCATTGCTTGTACTAAGACGACTTCATCGTCCATCTCAAACAGACAGTAAAATAACTTCATGCCATCTATCTGCTCTTGAAGCTCTTCATTGCCACTTATGGTGTCCAGGCACTGATACAACTGATGCTTTATTTCCTGGGACAACTGCAGGCCAAAAAACACCTCTAGCTTTTTTTGTTCTGATTCATGTAAAAGGCCAAAGATGAAAGAGCCCCAAAAAATCCACTGTACTTTGACTTTCTTTAGAAATGTAAACATGACCATCTCTATACTTTTAACATCCTGGCTAGGGTGGTCCANGTGGCTCTTTAGCAGATAAAAGATGGCTGCACAGACCTCCTGGATAGANGGGTGGAGGAAAACGTAAGATTTTTCAGATTCCTTGCTCTTTTCAAGGATCCTTATATCCAGCAGTGTGGGGATGTCAGCGTCCATGATCCCATTTCTCCTGAGAGCCTCCTCATTAAACACAAATGTGTCAGCCCACATGCCCTCAGCGGCCAGAGAACACAAGCCCTGCAGCTGGTCTTGGCTTTTCTTACTTGGAGAATGGGCACTTTGGGGAATGAACAAATTGTAGATGTGAGTGGTATACAGGGAGGTGGTACGTCGGCAGACGGAGACTGGGTCTCTtcccttctctatctcttttttcAGACAGGCAGCCACCATCCAGCAGAGCACAGGGACCTGACAGACAGTGAACAGCTGCTGGTTTTCTTTCACCAAACTGAAGATTTCCTGGGTTTTGGTCTTATCTTGGAACAAGCTGCGGAAATACAACTTAATATTGCTCTCATTGAATCCTGTTACTATTTTCACATTTGTGCACTCAACCCTGTCCTCCATTTTCTCAAAAGcctctggggtagcagagatgaggagagaggatTCAGGGAGCATCTTCCTCCTGAGCAAACTGCTCAGCAGTACAGCCACCGGCTGCCTCTCCGTGCAGCTATCACACAGCTCCGACTCCCGTTCGGACATATCACATTCCATCACTTCCAAGCT
This genomic interval carries:
- the LOC110315272 gene encoding NACHT, LRR and PYD domains-containing protein 4C-like, with translation MASFFSDFGLMWYLEELNKKEFMKFKEFFKQEILQLRLKQISWTEVKKASREDLANLLLKHYEEKQSWDMTFKIFQKMNRKDLXERAGREIAGHSKFYQAHLKKRLTHDYARKFNIKDQDSLKQKFTQDDCDHFENLLVSKATGKKPHMVFLQGAAGIGKSLMLTKLMIAWSEGVVFQNKFSYIFYFCCQDVKTLKRASLAELISKEWPSPSAPIEEIXXQPEKLLFVIDSLEVMECDMSERESELCDSCTERQPVAVLLSSLLRRKMLPESSLLISATPEAFEKMEDRVECTNVKIVTGFNESNIKLYFRSLFQDKTKTQEIFSLVKENQQLFTVCQVPVLCWMVAACLKKEIEKGRDPVSVCRRTTSLYTTHIYNLFIPQSAHSPSKKSQDQLQGLCSLAAEGMWADTFVFNEEALRRNGIMDADIPTLLDIRILEKSKESEKSYVFLHPSIQEVCAAIFYLLKSHXDHPSQDVKSIEMVMFTFLKKVKVQWIFWGSFIFGLLHESEQKKLEVFFGLQLSQEIKHQLYQCLDTISGNEELQEQIDGMKLFYCLFEMDDEVVLVQAMKCMEQINFVAKDYSDVIVAAHCLKHCSTLKKLSFSTQNILSEGQEHNYTISLCSCGKSGTLISTCLSAESWN